Proteins encoded in a region of the Prunus persica cultivar Lovell chromosome G4, Prunus_persica_NCBIv2, whole genome shotgun sequence genome:
- the LOC18778914 gene encoding photosystem I reaction center subunit III, chloroplastic gives MSLTIPTNLSKPMLKPKFSSPLATKLPRTVVFCSASQTPNPTPEKISTASPMQAFSAALALSSILLGSAPMPAVADIAGLTPCKDSKQFAKREKQQIKKLESSLKLYAPDSAPALAINATIEKTQRRFANYGKQGLLCGSDGLPHLIVSGDQRHWGEFITPGILFLYIAGWIGWVGRSYLIAIRDDKKPTQKEIIIDVPLATSLVFRGFIWPVAAYRELVNGELIAKDV, from the coding sequence atgtctcTCACAATTCCCACAAACCTCTCAAAACCCATGTTGAAGCCAAAATTCAGCTCCCCATTGGCCACAAAACTGCCAAGGACCGTGGTCTTCTGCTCAGCCTCTCAAACTCCAAACCCTACCCCAGAGAAAATATCCACTGCATCACCAATGCAGGCTTTCTCTGCTGCACTTGCCCTGTCCTCCATCCTCCTGGGCTCAGCTCCCATGCCTGCAGTTGCAGACATCGCAGGCCTCACCCCATGCAAAGACTCCAAGCAGTTTGCCAAACGTGAGAAGCAGCAGATCAAGAAGCTTGAGTCTTCACTGAAGCTCTATGCACCTGACAGTGCACCAGCCCTGGCCATCAACGCCACCATAGAGAAGACTCAGAGGAGGTTTGCCAACTATGGCAAGCAGGGTTTGCTCTGTGGCTCTGATGGGCTTCCCCATTTGATTGTCAGCGGTGACCAGAGGCACTGGGGTGAGTTTATCACCCCCGGCATTCTGTTCCTGTACATTGCTGGGTGGATTGGGTGGGTTGGCAGGAGCTACTTGATTGCCATCAGGGATGACAAGAAGCCAACGCAGAAGGAGATCATCATTGATGTGCCTTTGGCCACTAGCTTGGTTTTCAGAGGCTTCATCTGGCCTGTGGCTGCTTACAGAGAGCTCGTGAACGGTGAACTTATTGCCAAGGACGTTTAA
- the LOC18781496 gene encoding LOB domain-containing protein 4, which yields MKENGSRKQGAPSPCAACKLLRRRCAQDCVFAPYFPADEPQKFANVHKVFGASNVNKMLQELPEHQRGDAVSSMVYEANARVRDPVYGCVGAISSLQQQIDVLQTQLALAQAEVVHLRVRQTASFSNHGLSPASPSNSGSPSSKFMGSQSRPIFDMDMMVDHTSLGLGESMWSC from the exons ATGAAGGAGAATGGCAGCAGGAAACAGGGCGCCCCCTCACCCTGTGCAGCATGCAAGCTTCTTAGGAGGAGGTGTGCGCAGGATTGTGTGTTTGCTCCCTATTTCCCTGCTGATGAACCCCAGAAGTTTGCCAATGTTCACAAAGTGTTTGGTGCGAGCAATGTCAACAAGATGTTACAG GAGCTGCCAGAGCACCAGCGTGGAGATGCAGTCAGCAGCATGGTGTATGAAGCAAATGCCAGGGTGCGAGACCCAGTTTATGGGTGTGTAGGGGCAATTTCGTCTTTACAGCAACAAATTGATGTGCTCCAGACCCAACTGGCTCTGGCTCAGGCAGAGGTGGTGCACCTTAGGGTTAGGCAGACTGCATCTTTCTCCAACCATGGGCTGAGCCCGGCTAGCCCAAGTAACAGCGGCTCGCCGTCTTCGAAGTTCATGGGCTCTCAAAGCCGGCCCATTTTCGACATGGATATGATGGTGGACCATACCAGCTTGGGACTGGGAGAGTCCATGTGGTCATGCTAA